In the Agromyces flavus genome, CCGCGATCGGCGACCGCGAAGCCGCGGCCGCCCTCGCCCTGCTCGCCGAGCACGGCGTGGCCGGCGCCCATCCCGACGAGTGGTACGGGCTCGCCGCGTCGACGACGACGGCACCACTCGTCGACCTCGAGGGCGATCCCGAGGCGCTCGTCGCCGTCTCGCCGTCGCAGATCGACCGGGTCGAGGAATCGCCGCTCGGATGGTTCGTCGATCACGTCGCGCAGCCGCCGTCGGGTCTTGCGGCGTCGATCGGCACCATCGTGCACGCCGTCGTCGAGGAGGCGGCTGCGAGCGACGGCGAGTTCGACGTCGAGACGCTCTGGGCCTCGGTCGAGCGTCGCTGGCGCGACCTGCGTTTCGAGGCCGGATGGGTCGCCGAGCGCGAGCGACGCGGGGCGCGCCGGATGACCGAGGGGGCGGCCGACTACCTGCGCAACGCCGCCGACGACCGCGTGGTCGTGCTCGGCGCCGAGGGCCGGTTCACGCTCGTGAGCGGCCGCACGCGGATCACGGGGACCATCGACCGCGTCGAGGCGTCGCCCGACGGCACGACCGTCATCGTCGACCTCAAGACCGGCCGCACGCCGCCGACCGCGGCGCAGACCGCCTCGCACCCCCAGCTCGCGGCCTATCAACTCGCGGCGCGGGCCGGCGAACTCCCCAACGCGGGCCGGCTCGGTGGCGCGAAGCTCGTCTACGTCGCCCGGCCCGTCGGCGGTCGCCTCTACACCGAGCGCGCCCAGCAGCCGTTCGACGACGAGGCCGATGAGCTCTTCCGCGAGCGCCTCGAGCGGGTCGGCCGCACCATGGCGGCGGCGACGTTCGATGCTCCGGTCGAGCTGCCTCACGGCTCGCGATTCGGGGACTGGGCCTACCGCGTGCATCTCGTGCCGGCGGTGTCGGCATGACCGTGAGCACTCGCGCGCTCGCCGCCGTCCGCATCGGCGCCGACGAGATCGCGCACCGGCTCGGGCTGCACGCGCCCACGCCCGAGCAGCGCGCGGTCATCGAGGCCGACCCGGGCGGGCAGAGCCTGGTCGTCGCGGGTGCCGGCAGCGGCAAGACCGAGACGATGGCCAACCGCGTGGTGTGGCTGCTCGCCAACGGGTACGTCGACGTTCCCGAGGTGCTCGGCCTCACGTTCACCCGCAAGGCGGCCGGCGAGCTCGCCGAGCGCGTCCGCGAGCGCGTCGGGCAGCTGGTCGCCGAAGGCGTCGCCGAAGTGGTGCTCGATCCGCTGGAGTCGGCGACCGTCTCGACGTACAACGCCTTCGCCGGCGCGATCTATCGCGAGCACGCGCTCCGGATCGGACGCGAGCCCGACGCCGCGATCCTCGGCGAGGCGGCAGCCTGGCAGCTCGCGCGCAGCATCGTCGCGGCCTCCGCCGACGAGCGGCTCGTCGAACTCGACGCCTCGCTCGATCGGGTCACCGGCGCGGTGCTCGGCCTCAGTCGCGCGCTGGCCGAGAACGTGACCGACAGCCGCGACGTGCGCGCGTTCGCCCGGCAGTTCCTCGCGATGGCCGACCTGCCGATCGAGGCGCCCCGCAAGCGCACGCCGTTCGACAGCTTCGTGTCGGCGCTCGGCATCGTCGACGCCCTTCCGCCGCTGCTCGACCTCGCGGATGCGTACGCCGCCGCGAAGCAGCAGCGCGGGCTCGTCGAGTTCTCCGACCAGGTCGCGCTCGCGCTGCAGATCTGCACGGCGCATCCCGAGGTCCTCGACGAGCACCGCGAGCGGTTCGCGACGGTGCTGCTCGACGAGTACCAGGACACGAGCGTCGTGCAGACCCGGCTGCTGGCTGCCCTCTTCGCCGGGCATCCCGTCATGGCCGTCGGTGATCCCGATCAGTCCATCTACGGGTGGCGCGGCGCGAGCGCCGCGAACCTGGCACGATTCTCGGCCGACTTCGCACCCGGCTCGTCCGCGGTGGCGTACGACCTGTCGACGAGCTGGCGCAATCCCGTCGTGGTGCTCGACGCCGCCAACACCCTGATCGCCCCACTCGACGCCGGGATCCCGAAGGCCCCGCTGCGTCCGTCGCCCTTCGCGGGGCCGGGTCGACTCGACGTGCACTGGCACGAGACGATCGACGACGAGGCGACCGCGGTGGCGGGGTGGTTCGCCGACAGGATGCGGCCCGGCGGGCCGACCGGCGCACTGCTGTGCCGCACGTTCGCCCACGTCGACCTGTTCGCAGCCGCACTGCGCGAACGCGGCATCCCGGTGCACGTGCTCGGCGTGGCCGGGCTGCTCGACCAGCCGGTCATCGCCGATCTCGTCTGCGCCCTCCGCGTGGTGCACGACCCGACCGCGGGCTCCGAACTGCTCCGGCTCCTCGGCGGCGCCCGATGGAGCATCGGTCCCGCCGATCTCGCGGCGCTGGGCGGGCTCGCTCGCTGGCTCGCCGAGCGCGACCTCGCGACCCGCCGGCTCGCCGACGAGGTCAGGCAGGGCATCCGCGGCTCGATCGCTCCCGATGAATCGCCGTCGATCGTCGACGCGCTCGACTTCGTGCTCACCGCTCCCGACGAGCACCGCGCACTGGCGCGATTCACGACCGAGGGCCTCGCGCGGTTGCGCCGAGCGGGCGCGCAGTTGCAGTCGCTGCGGCGACGCGCAGGCCTGGGCCTGGTCGACTTCGTGACGCTCGTGCAGCAGGAGCTCCTGCTCGACATCGAGGTCGCCGCCAACCCGGCGCAACCACTGGGCCCGGCGAGCCTCGAGACGTTCGGCGATCTCGTCGCCGGATTCGCCGACACGGCCGAGCACGCCACGCTCGGCGCGTTCCTCGGGTGGCTCACCGAGGCCGAGCAGCGCGATCGCCTGAGCCCCCGACAGGACGACCCCGAACCGGGTGCCGTGCAGGTCCTCTCGATCCACGGGGCCAAGGGCCTGGAGTGGGACGCCGTCGCGATCCCGCGGATGGTCGAGGGCGAGCTGCCCGCGACGCCGCGCAGCGCCAAGGGCTGGCTCGCCTTCGGCATGCTCCCCGACGAATTCCGGGGCGACCGCGACGAGATCCCCGAGCTCGCATGGCGCGGAGCGCAGAGCCAGGCCGAGTTCGATGAGGCCGTGCGCGCCTATGCCGCCGAGAATCGCGAACGGCACGCCGACGAGGAACGGCGGCTCGCCTACGTCGGCGTCACGCGTGCGCGGTCCGAACTCCTGCTGACCGGATCGTGGTGGGCGACGCAGAAGGCGCCCCGAGGGCCGAGCACCTTCCTCCGCGAGCTCGTGCCGATCGGCCTCATCGATCCCGCCGTGCTGCCGGCCCTCCCCGAGCACGACGAGAACCCTCGCGCGGCGGAGGCATCCCGCGTGACCTGGCCGCTCGACCC is a window encoding:
- a CDS encoding RecB family exonuclease, with protein sequence MVVLATPPALIGREFDVVVVAGLQDGVWPNLRPRGTLLHAGALGRAVAAIRTGAPLPEPESASSIRASTRADELRLFALAVSRARRQVVLACTSTDDEQPSVLMGFAPARPVPRRRRPLHLRGMVGALRRDAAIGDREAAAALALLAEHGVAGAHPDEWYGLAASTTTAPLVDLEGDPEALVAVSPSQIDRVEESPLGWFVDHVAQPPSGLAASIGTIVHAVVEEAAASDGEFDVETLWASVERRWRDLRFEAGWVAERERRGARRMTEGAADYLRNAADDRVVVLGAEGRFTLVSGRTRITGTIDRVEASPDGTTVIVDLKTGRTPPTAAQTASHPQLAAYQLAARAGELPNAGRLGGAKLVYVARPVGGRLYTERAQQPFDDEADELFRERLERVGRTMAAATFDAPVELPHGSRFGDWAYRVHLVPAVSA
- a CDS encoding ATP-dependent DNA helicase — its product is MTVSTRALAAVRIGADEIAHRLGLHAPTPEQRAVIEADPGGQSLVVAGAGSGKTETMANRVVWLLANGYVDVPEVLGLTFTRKAAGELAERVRERVGQLVAEGVAEVVLDPLESATVSTYNAFAGAIYREHALRIGREPDAAILGEAAAWQLARSIVAASADERLVELDASLDRVTGAVLGLSRALAENVTDSRDVRAFARQFLAMADLPIEAPRKRTPFDSFVSALGIVDALPPLLDLADAYAAAKQQRGLVEFSDQVALALQICTAHPEVLDEHRERFATVLLDEYQDTSVVQTRLLAALFAGHPVMAVGDPDQSIYGWRGASAANLARFSADFAPGSSAVAYDLSTSWRNPVVVLDAANTLIAPLDAGIPKAPLRPSPFAGPGRLDVHWHETIDDEATAVAGWFADRMRPGGPTGALLCRTFAHVDLFAAALRERGIPVHVLGVAGLLDQPVIADLVCALRVVHDPTAGSELLRLLGGARWSIGPADLAALGGLARWLAERDLATRRLADEVRQGIRGSIAPDESPSIVDALDFVLTAPDEHRALARFTTEGLARLRRAGAQLQSLRRRAGLGLVDFVTLVQQELLLDIEVAANPAQPLGPASLETFGDLVAGFADTAEHATLGAFLGWLTEAEQRDRLSPRQDDPEPGAVQVLSIHGAKGLEWDAVAIPRMVEGELPATPRSAKGWLAFGMLPDEFRGDRDEIPELAWRGAQSQAEFDEAVRAYAAENRERHADEERRLAYVGVTRARSELLLTGSWWATQKAPRGPSTFLRELVPIGLIDPAVLPALPEHDENPRAAEASRVTWPLDPLGARRPAVVRAADAVRQAASGPSGADIGPALADDLRMLLEERRRRAEGGVAPGVPTRVPASRFKDYVDDPGAVAAEIARPMPQRPYRATRIGTLFHAWVEQRSTGGAGAGGAVPVDGTSPDLDELDLAFDLPADELVDDPVESRLERLRATFAASEWADRRPIAVELELHLPLDEHVFVCKLDAVYEVDPASEAGGRGIRYQVVDWKTGAAPRDARELELRQTQLALYRLAYARWAGVPASAIDAVFYYVEDDRVLRPDVLYDEGAIRRAWATVASRAGADAAASTGGTAAPEVPDAVRSAVAGGS